The genomic interval TCATCGCCAATCATACTTCTTTTCTGGATATTCTACTGGCAATTATGCTGAATCCGAAAATAGTTCTGATGGTAAAAGGCTGGGTTTATAATTCGCCGTTTTTTGGCCCGATTATCCGTTATGCCGGATACATTTATACTGATGATGGAACGGAAGAAAACTTAAGAAAAATGCAGGCTTTGGTTGCCGATGGTTATTCGTTATTAATATTCCCGGAAGGCACCCGTTCCGAAGATGGAAAACCAGCACGTTTTCATAAAGGTGCATTCCATCTGGCGGAAGAATTGAATTTGGATATTCAGCCATTATTGCTTCACGGGGCTTTTGATGTGCTGCCAAAAGGCGATTTTCTGATCCGTCCGGGAGCTTTGAATGTAAGGGTTTTGCCAAGAATTAAATATGCCGAAGCTAAATGGGGAACATTGTTACGTGATAAAACCAAGAATATTTCTGCATTTTACAAAACAGAATTTGCTGATTATAAAAACGAAATGGAAGATGTATCTTATCTGAAACATAAGATATTTACCAATTACATTTTTAAGGGACCCGTTCTGGAATGGTATTTCAGGATTAAGTGGCAACTGGAAAGCAAGAATTATGCTTATTATAATACGCTGACCGGAGATAGAAAACGTATCCTGGATATTGGATGTGGATATGGTTTCCTTTCGTTTTATCTACATTATAAAAACGAAGAACGGATTATTACGGGAATTGATTACGACGAAGAAAAAATTACAATTGCAAAGCACAGTTACAATAAAACCGTGAACCTGAATTTTCAGTTTGAAGATATTATGCGGATCACAATAACCGGTCACGAAGTAATATTCTTAAATGATGTGCTGCATTATTTATCCAAAGAAAAACAATTTAATTTACTGGAAAAATGCACGGCTGCACTTGACAAAAACGGCATTTTATTTATCAGAGACGGAATTACTGATTTGACAGAAAAGCATGAGAATACCAAACGAACGGAAGCATTATCTACCGGGCTTTTTTCTTTCAATAAAAAAGAAGAGGAATTTCATTTCTTTTCTTCCAATGATATCAGGACATTTGCCAAAAGTCACAATCTGAGTTTTGAGATGCAGCAGCATTCGAACAATACCTCTAATGTGCTTTTTATATTAAGAAAGAATATTTAAAAAACACATTTACCTCACACTTTTAACTTAAAAAATATGCCCGGACTCACCGAAAAAGAATATGACTTTGTCATTATTGGTAGCGGCTTGGGTGGACTGGCTTGTGCATACATTCTGGCTTCGGAAGGCCACAGTGTAGCAGTGCTCGAAAAAAATCATCAGATCGGCGGTCATTTGCAGGTTTACAGCCGTGGTAAAACCATATTCGATACGGGAGTTCATTATGTAGGCAGTTTAAATGAGGGAGAAAATCTATATCAGTTCTTTAAATATTTCGGGATACTGGATAAGTTGAAATTAAAGCGAATGGGCGACCAGAAGTTTGATGTGGTCCGTTTTGATGATGGCAAGGAATATGATTATGCTCAGGGGTATGAATCTTTTCAAAAAGTATTACTTGATTATTTTCCCGATGAAAAAAATGCAATAGAAGCGTATTGTGAAAAAATTAAAGAGGTTTGCAGCAAATTTCCTTTGTATAATTTAAAAATCTCAGGTGAAAATTACCAACTGGATGAAGATCTTCTAAAACTGAATGCACACGACTATATTGCTTCACTGACTTCTAATTTCCGTTTGCAAAATGTACTTGCCGGAACCAATTTGCTATATGCCGGCGTGAAAGAGAAAACACCCTTTTTTGTTCATGCACTGATCATTAACAGCTATTTGTCAGGCTCTTACAAATTCATCGATGGTGGTTCACAGATAGCCATTTTAATGAGCCGCGCTATCAGAAGTTTGGGGGGAGAAATTTATAAAAGAAAGAAAGTTGTTGGGGCAAATTATGATACAGAGGGTAATATCAAGGAAGTTAAACTGGAAAGTGGAGAGACAGTCAGAGGCAAACAATTCATTTCCAATGTACATCCGTCTATGACAATTGATATATTTGGCGAAGATCGTTTTTTGAATATTTATAAGAACAGGATACATGGATTGGAAAATAGTATCTCCACTTTTTTAGTACATCTTTCTTTCTATGAAAACACGTTCGAATACCTGAATTACAATATCTATCAGCATCATAATGAGGATGTTTGGGCCGGAATAGATTATGATGAAGCCACATGGCCGCAAACTTATTTTATTTGTACACCATTTATTTCCAAACATAAAAAATATGCTGATTCTATGTCCATCATGACTTACATGAATACTTCAGAAACGGATCAATGGGCGCATACCACTAAAACAGTTTCTGAACCAGGTAAGCGGGATGCAGCTTATGACGAGTTTAAAAAGGAAAAAGAGGCAAGGGTTTTGAAGCGGATTGAAGAGGTTTTTCCAGGCATAACAACGAAAATAAAAGCAGTTCACAGCGCTTCTCCACTTACCTTCAGAGATTATATTGGAAATAAGGACGGTTCATTATACGGTGTTTTAAAGAATTCTAATTCACCGGCAAGAACACAGATCAATACAAAAACAAGAATACCAAATCTGCACCTGACAGGTCAGAATATTTCCATGCATGGCATACTGGGAGTTACCGTGAGCGCATTTGTTACCTGTTTTGCTTTTGTTGATAAAGAAAAACTCATTAAAAAAGTTATTAACGCATGATTATGCAAACAGTTGATGTTTTAGTTATTGGAGCCGGTCCGGCAGGTACAGTGGCTGCATCCTATTTAAAAAAACAGGGCTATTCGGTTACCATACTGGAAAAAGAGAAATTTCCGCGCTTTCAGATTGGCGAAAGTCTGTTGCCATGCTGCATGGAACACCTGGAAGAATCCGGCCTTTTGGAAGCAGTTAAAGTAAAAAACTTTCAGAAAAAAACCGGCGCCGCATTTATGCGTGGTGATAAAAGATGTGAATTTCTATTTTCGGAACAATTCACAAAAGGCTGGACATGGACATGGCAGGTGAAACGTGCTGATTTTGACAGTACACTTGCGAAGGCGGTTGTAGAGAATGGAGTTCAGGTGCAATTTGAATGTGAGGTATTGAATGTAGTTTGCAGTACAGGCAAACAGGTAACAGATTATAAAGATATTGATGGAAATATGCACACCATTGAATCAAAATTCATTATCGATTCCAGTGGCTACGGACGTGTCTTACCTAGGTTGTTTGATTTAAGCAAACCTTCGGCTTTTTCTCCAAGAGGTGCTGTTTTTGCGCATTTGGAAGATGTTAACCGGACAGAAAAAACAAGTAATAACATTTTTGTTCATTCGTTTGACAATAACCGTTCATGGATTTGGGCTATCCCATTTTCTGATGGCTCAACTTCGGTTGGAATTGTAAGTGATAAAGAAAAAGTAATTGAACTGGCAGCAAATGACGGAGAAAAATATAAGGATTTCATCCGGAATTTTGAAGATCTCAATGGCAGGTTTAAAAATTCAGATTTAAAATTTGAGCCCAGAAGTATCTTAGGGTATTCTATTGGCGTAAAAAAAATGTTTGGAGAAGGTTTTGTCCTTTCGGGCAATAGTACGGAATTTCTTGATCCCATATTTTCCTCTGGTGTGACTTTTGCAACCGCATCAGGATTACTTTCTGCAAAAATGACACACCGGCATTTACAAGGTGAGGACGTAAACTGGAAAACCGATTATGAAGATGTGATCCAAAAAGGAATTGACGTTTTCAGGAGTTATGTAACTGGCTGGTACAGCGGTGATTTCCAAACAATCGTTTTTACGGAACATATTAATACTGAAATCAAGAACCAGATATGTTCTGTATTGGCAGGTTATGTTTGGGATCAGTCTAATCCGTTTGTAAAAAAACACAATACAATTTTGCCTACCCTGGCTAGGGTGATTAAAATGAAAGAAAAGTTTAATAGTAAACCAGGTATTAAAAAGTGATGCAAATATAACTACGATTCTAAAACCATTTAGAAATTAAGATTGTGACTTAATGTTTCTTAATGTTGAATGGTTTAACTTAAATTGTCAATAAAATAAATCCATGCTGGACTCCTTTGTGATGATTATAGATCAGAATATTTTTAGGATTTTGAATATCGGAAAGATTAGAAATCAATAACCGGGCAGGTATTGGTTTCCCGGAAAGAAGCTGAACCGCCAGCCAAGTTGCAAAAGCGGATACGGATGGATAATCACCGACCAGGTTTTTGTAGGTATAAACAGAGCTGTGTAAAAAGAATTCCTGATGAATTTGGTCATACCAGCCATCATTCCGGTTGTCGCCACTGTAACCCAGTATTACAACATCAATTTCTTTTGCGGCAATTCCATTCCGGTCAAGAAAATGATTCATTTTGCTAAACAGCTCTTCTTTCGAAGGATAACTGATCTGGTCGGTATCTTTTATTTGCGCAATTGTTTTTGCAGATCTTTCCGCTTCAACAACAAAAAATGCTGCTCCTTCACCACAAACGGTACCTGGAGAATCAGAACTTAAAAGGTTTTCAGAAGTAGTATTTTGCCTTTTGAAAGAACCACTAAGAAAGTCTATATTATAATTATATTCTGAGATTTCTTCAACACCCCCCAACAGCAACGACTCAGCTTTTCTTTCTTCAAACAATAACATACAATCCAGCAATGCACATTCAAAAGCCAGCCCTTTATGAACATGTGTTGTATTATAACCCGTGTTTTTGCTCATTAACGCCAGATTTCCTGCTATAGCATTGGGAGTACTTTGTACAAAGTTAGTGGGAGTCAGGGTGCCTTCTTCATAATCTACGATCTGATTCAGGAATTTGAGACAATCTTCCAGTCCTCCGTTAGCGGTCCCCAATATAATTCCATCCAGATCCGGTCTCCTCTGAATCAAAGGTAACCCGGCCCCTACTCCCATTCTTACCGCTTTCCCCATTCGTCTGAGTAATCCCGCCGGTATGAGAGATCCATATACTGGTTCCAACGCTGCGTAACGATTTCCTGCATGAAATTTTATATCATTTTCAAAAAATGCGTCATCAAAAGTTCTTTGAGGTGATATGCAGGACAAGTCTGTTACAAACATGCAGGAAAAACAAAAGATTATTAACTAAGAATTTTATCAGCTTCGGAAATGAATTTTTCTATTTCACTTATGTAATCTGAAATATGCTGTTGCTTTTGTAATTCAGTCCAGTTTAATTCAACCGCCATGAGATCGGCAACAATGGGTAGTGTCCTGATTGTTGTGTCCCAATCAGTAATTTCAAGGCGGATTCTTCTTGCCAGAAAATCACGGGGAGTCACTGCCATTTCTGTACGAACTGTATAGATTATTTCTGCTTTAATGTAGGGATACCCAGAGTCCAGCCGTTCTTTTAGTTCCGGATCAGAAGTAGTTAGCCTACAAACATTTTCAGCTCTGGATCCGTATTTCTTAACTAAATGCTGGCATACATCAGCTGGTAACGAGTACTTTTTCTCTAATATCCTGTAAGACTCGAAATTGTAGTTCATGCCTCCGGCAAGTATATGTGTAGCCGTAAGGCAGGCATTTTTATTTTCGAAAATACCGTCAATCTGGTCAATCGCATCCTTAGCCATCAACCGGTATGTAGTCCATTTTCCTCCCAGTAAACTTACCAATCCGGAAACGGTATCAATTTCTACTTCATGATCCCTAAGTAAGCTTTTTGTCGATTTTCCTGTTTCAGCGGAAAGCAAAGGACGCAATCCTCCAAAACCTGCCCTAAGCTGAGAAATATCAATCTTTTTTGCCAGGTATGGATTCAGCGTATCTACCAGGTATTGCTTGTCTGCTTCATTTAATTTAGGTTCTTCCGTTATATCGTCTGATTCTGTATCCGTAGTTCCCAGCATCATTGCTCCTTCAAATGGAATTGCAAACACAACACGTCCATCCGGTGTTTTAGGAATCAGCATGGCATGTTCGCTGTTCAGTGTTTCGTACGGAAGAACAACGTGCACCCCTTTACTTGGACGGATACGTTCCTGCAAAAGCGGATTAGCCAATAAACGGATTTTATCAGAAAAAGGGCCGGTACAATTAAGTACCAGTTTTGTTTTTATTGAAAACTGGTGTCCTGACTGCGTATCTTTTACCTGTACGGTTTTAAGTTTATTAGCTTCACTCTTACCAAAGCCGTCAACTTTTAGATAATTAGCTACAATTGCACCCGATTCAGACGCCGACTGAACCAATGCCAGACAATATCTTGCATCATCCAATTGACCATCATAATACAGTACAGCGCTGTGAAGTTTGGTTTCGTTCAGTGTAGGAATCCTTTTTAATACATCAGTTTTTTTTAACCATTTACTTTTAGGCAACGAATCATGCGTAGCAAAACTATCATACATTTTTAGGCCAATGCTGAAATAAAGGCCTTCCAGCCAGGAGCCAACCGGTGTAATAAGTGCCAGTGGTCTGGCCAGATGTGGCGCATTGTTCAAAACCAGGTGCCTTTCTTCCAAACCATGGCGAACCTGCTTTAACTGGGCAAAATCCAGTTTCTTAAATGCCTGTTCAAGATATCGGACACCACCATGAATAAGCTTGGTAGATTTCGAAGACGTTTCAGAAGCAAAATCTTTTTTATCAATCAATGCTACTTTATATCCCCGTAGCGCTGCGTCCAAAGCACAGCCGGCGCCGCTCGCACCGGCACCTATTATACAAATATCAAAATCCTCACTTTCTAACTTCTTTATAGATGCCTGTCTGTTCATTCAGCGGGGTATGATATTTTTACATGTTCAATACAAAAATACAAATTGAGATGTTTGAAATCGCCAAGTGATAAAAATAACTGTGCATACTTGTGACGATTACGTAATTTCTTTGTCTGAAAGTTGTTCGCTCTTTAAATTAAAGTAGATTTGAACAAAATTATTATTACTTTTTAATAACAAAAACTAAAAATTATTATGGGACTAGTGTCTTTTTTTAAAGGAGTAGGAGAAAAAATATTTAAAAAAGAAGAAGTGGTTGCGGCAACTCCGGAGGTTGAACCTCTACGCGCAAGCGCATTATTGGCACACGTTAAATCACTTGGCCTCCCTTATAATTCATTAACTGTAAAAACATCTGGTGACACAGTTACCATTGCAGGGGAAGTTGCAGAACAAGCTGATTCAGAGAAAATTGCATTAGCAGTAGGTAATGTAGAAGGAGTAGAAGTAGTGGATAATCAACTAACGGTTGCAACCCCTGCTCCTGAAGCGACTTATCACACTGTTGTAAAAGGTGATTCACTTTCTAAGATTGCTCAGACCGTCTATGGTGATATGATGAAATATCCTGTCATTTTTGAGGCAAACAAACCTATGCTTACTGATCCGGATCTGATCTATCCAGGCCAGGTTTTACGTATTCCGGCACTTTAATTGGTCTTCGGCGGTCGGCTATCAGCTTTCCGCTCCTGCTTTTATATAAAAAAATGACAACCCGAAAGAGTTGTCATTTTTTTATGCTTTATGAGAAGTTATTAATCCTCAGCTGCAATTACGTTCAGAGAGATCTTATGTTTCACTTCTTTGTGAAGATCGATCAATGCTGAATACACACCAATAGATTTTACATCATCAACTGTAATTTTCTTACGGTCGATATCAAATCCTTTAGCTTTAAGAATATCCGAAACCTGAGTATTGGTAACGCGTCCGAAAATACGGCCGCTTTCTCCAACTACTGTACGGATATCAATTGTAAGGTCACCGATTGCAGAAGCGATATCTTCAGCATCTTTTTTAAGCTTTTCAGCTTTATGAGAAGCCTGGCGTACGTTTTCAGCAACAATTTTGCGGTTTGACGGATTAGCTAATAATGCAAATCCCTGTGGAATAAGGTAATTACGACCGAATCCTGCTTTCACAGAAACGATGTCGTTCTTATATCCTACTCCGGCTATATCAGTTATTAATATAATTTCCATTGTTCGTAGCTCTTTCTAAATTATTTCATTTGATCAGCAACGAAAGGCAAGAATGCCAAATGACGTGCTCTTTTAATTGCCTGTGATACTTTACGCTGATATTTCAAGCTTGTACCTGTAAGGCGACGCGGCAATATTTTACCTTGCTCATTGATAAGCTTTAGTAAAAAGTCCGGGTTTTTGTAATCAATATATTTAATGCCGGATTTTTTGAAACGGCAATATTTTTTGCGGTTAATGTTCTTTTCAACCGGTTCGTTTACTAGTGACATAGCTTATGCGTTTTCGGTTTTTGATTCAGTTGATTCTTCTCTCTTTCTTCCTATCAACCCTTTGCGTTTCTTCTCGTTGTAAGCGATAGAATGTTTGTCAAGAACGATAGTCATAAAACGCAGGATGCGTTCGTCACGACGGAACTCAGTTTCCAAAACATCGACTACATTCACACCGCCTTCTGGTGTTGTGTATTCAAGAATGTGATAAAAGCCAGAGTTTTTCTTTTGGATGGGATAGGCCAGCTTACGCAATCCCCAATTTTCTTCATGTACCATTACACCACCATTAGACGTGATGATCGTACTGAATTTTTCAACGGCGTCCTTTGCCTGGGCCTCAGACAAAATGGGAGTTAGAATGAACACCGTTTCATATTGCTTAGACATACGGTAATTGATTAATTAATAATGTTTATTAAAATACCTCATATTAGTGCGAACGCTAAAATGAGGGTGCAAAAATAGGGCTTGAAATCCACATTTCCAAGCCCTATCAATACTTTATCAGGAAGTTACTTATAATTTCAATGTCATCATTTTAAACCGAAATGCCCAACGGACAATTTTAGTCCTCGTCAATTGAACATTGAAAGTTGAGTATTAAACATTTTTCATTAGAACCTTAAATATTCAATGAGCAATTCTCAGCGTTCAATAATCAATGTTACATTCTCTTCGGTTGCTTGATACTAACCATCGAAAGCCGCTGTGGTTGAGCATTGTAAATTATTTTTTATTTAAAATAACATTTTTGCCAGGAATCACTTTACCGTAAAGTCTCCCTGCCCGATCTTGAAGCCTTCTGCTGTACACTTCTATTGCATACTGGCCATCTTTCATTGGAATACCGCCACGACCATAAAATATATCAACTGACTGTCCGGTATTGGTAAAATTTACATTTTGTTTAGAACTGTAAATCATTTCCTTGCCATTGTAGATAAATGAACCCGAGCCGGTGGCCATGTCTGAAAGAACCGCTCCCTCAGGATCGAGTATCCGAAGGAAGATTTCCTTTTGATTCTGCTTGGCAATTGCATTTTCACCAAGTTTGAAATTTACTCGTAGCTTGTCAATTCGTTTTGCTTTGTATTTTCCACCCTCACGTTCTTTTCCTTTTGACGATACCGCATTGATAGTCAGGTTTTCGGCACGCAGCGCTGAGGCAATATTTACCTTTTCACTCAATTCCCTGTTTACAGTAGAATAATTAATAACAGAATCATTAAGCTGCTGGCGCTCCGACTCCAGACCAGAAACCTGCTGGCTTAATTCCTGATTTTTAGAAGTTACTATTCCCAGTTCCTGTTTCAGCTGAGAAATTTCACTGTCCTTTTCAATCAGAATGGTTTCGTATGCCTTAATTCTCTTATTAAAATTAGCAGCAGCAAAATTGTTTACATTTTTAAGCTCTTGTTTATCCTTTTCCAGCTGGTTCTTTAATTTGACCAGTGAATCCACGCTTCCTCCTAATTTTTGGATCTCTGCAATTTTCAAATCCAATTGTGCTGAAATAGAATCAAGTTTAGTCTTGGTAAAAAGTACTTCTTCTGTTTTTGCTGTTATAATGTCATCCTTTACCTTATTTTCTTGTTTTTCATGATAGATAAAATAAACTAACACCAGATTAAGCAATAATAAAACGGCCAGCGCTGCCCATAGAAGGGTTTTCCTATCTTGCTTCTGTTCTTGATTATAGTCCATAGAAAAGGTTAATTTTTAAATTAGTTGGCAAAAGAACTACGTTTTTTTCAATTTTGAAATATGTTGCTTCCTATTTCTGGTTTCGGGTAGTCAAATATTTGTTTTAATCCCTTAATTATCAAATTTTTAAATCTCTTATGTCTTCAATTGCCCAAAATATTCAGCATATAGAAAACGAAATACCAGGCACAACAAAGTTAATTGCTGTAACAAAAACCAAGCCGGTTTCAATGCTGGAAGAAACTTATAATACCGGGTTCCGTCGGTTTGGAGAGAACAAGGTACAGGAAATGAGTGAGAAGTTTAATTTGCTCCCAAAAGATATTGAATGGCATATGATCGGCCACCTCCAGTCTAACAAAGTAAAATATATGGCGCCGTTCGTTGCCATGGTCCATTCTGTCGACAGTTTTAAGTTACTAAAGGAAATCAATAAGGAGGCAAAGAAAAACAATAGGACAATTGCTTGTTTACTGCAAATATTTATTGCGCAGGAAGAAACGAAATTTGGTTTATCAGCAGAAGAAGCTGAGGAAATATTACAATCTACACAACTTGGTGCTTTAACAAATATAAAAATTGCCGGATTAATGGGCATGGCATCCAATACAGAAGATCCAGAACAGGTTCGGTCTGAATTTCATAGTTTAAAAACTTTGTTTGAATCTTTTAAACAGTACAACAATGAACGTGTGGACATGCAGGAATTATCAATGGGCATGAGTGGTGATTATATGATTGCAGCCGAAGAAGGTAGTACTTTAATAAGGGTCGGAAGTGCGATTTTTGGAAGCAGGTGATTTTAAAGTGAGGAGTCAAGAGTCAAAAGTTTAGAGTTAAAAGTGTAAATAAACTCTAAACTTTGAACTTTTAACTTTACAATCTTAACTACTAACTTTAATTCCCTAAAACTTTTTCCACTTCTCCTTTCACAAATTCAAATGATAATTGAGAACAGGTTAATCCGTTTTGTCGTATAAAAACGGCATTTTCCTGTCGTCCATAACTTCCGGAATAAGGATTGTATTCCGAAAACTTGTCCAATGCTCCCATTAGTATCATCCCATATGTTCCGGTTGCATTGCCCAAATGAGAAGGCCCGCTATCCAAACCAATTAAATAACTGGCTCTTTTTATCACCTCTGCTGTTTCCAGGATTGATAGTTGTCCGCACAGATTCCGGTAAGATGCTGCTGTAACTAACAAGTTACTTTTTAGCCCGATTTCAACGATCTGGTAATTATATTGGTCTGCAAGCCAGTGGATAAGTTGCCGCCAGCGATCAGCCGGCCAGTCTTTGGGTGCATAATTAGACTGGCAATGAACGACAATATATGGTTTATCCAAACCCAGAGAATCAACCGTTTCTCTATGACTATCCTGTAAATTTACACATGGCTGATCGTCTGCGGGGAATAAAGTATGTGCAGGTATTAAATCTCCTGCCTGAGCAAATACCTCTAATAAATTCCCGAAATCCAGATAATTAAGTACACTGATCCCCCTTCTTTCCGCAACTGGATTTTCAACAGAAACCTGGCATTTGTTACAATGATTATTGTTCAAAAATTGCAATTCAAAGACTTTATCAAAAATGCCTGTACGCAATAATACCTTCCGCTGAGTTACACAGAATTCAGTAAAAGTTTCGTCAATTGAAGGGTTAAAATCAATAAGCTCGTGAAAAGAAGGCTTTACAAACCATACAATATGTGCATGAGGATAAAGCGACCTTACATATCTGGAAATAGGTTCGGCAGCAATAATGTCTCCAAAATGTTCAGTACGAATAATAGAGATAAGTTCCTGATTATCTTTTAGTCCGGCTTTTTTTAGTTTAAATCTGAGCCAATGAAAATAAGCCAGAAAATGAGCTTTGAAAATATGTGAATATTTATGATAGCGGTGTGTCCAGAGCTGGATAAATCTTTTTAAGGCCATTATTTAATCTTTTCCTGTAATGGCACAATTCCGGCCATTAAAGTGCGCAAGTTAATAATAATCCCTTTAAAGTGTTGGTTGCGCTACCACCGGGCACTACCTTTGATATTATAATTCTAAAAACATTATTCTATGAAGTTCATGATTCAGGCCGGCGGTATATTGGGTGCATTAGCAGTAGCGTTAGGTGCTTTTGGTGCTCATGCTTTAAAAGGAATGCTGGAAACATCCGGCAGATTGGAAACTTTTGAAACCGCAGTAAAATACCAGTTTTATCACGCTTTGGCCATGGTATTGGTCGGTATACTTATGCAGCGTGCAGGCGCAGATGCAGTACGTTTGTTAGGTTGGTCGGGAAATGCTTTTGCTATTGGTGTGATAATTTTTTCAGGGTCACTTTACGCGATTTGTTTTACAGGAATTACCAAATTTGGAGCCACTGCACCAATCGGAGGTTTAGCATTAATCGTCGGCTGGATACTTTTAATTATGGCGGCAGGAAAACTTGCCTGATTGTTACGGGTAAATTGTTAATTATTAATGGCTATTTAATAGAAATGCACCTCGTTTCCAGTCATTAAAATTTATCCTTAACCATTAAAAATCATCCTCTCGAAAGCGTAAATGGCCTTTGTGCATCTATTTTAAGGAAGATGAATAACAGGATAGAGAAAGACCATAACGATGACCCCCCATAACTGAAAAATGGAAGCGGAATCCCGATCACAGGCATCAGCCCGACCGTCATGCCGACGTTAACCAGAAAATGAAAGAAAATAATCCCGGCAACACAATACCCATAGACACGGGCAAAGCGGCTTCGCTGTCGTTCAGCCAGAACTACCAGGCGGGCGATCAGGGAGATAAACAATATTACCACCAATGCACTACCCAGAAATCCGTGTTCCTCGCCAACTGTACAGAAGATAAAATCAGTACTTTGCTCTGGTACAAAATCGAATTTCGTTTGTGTTCCCTGTAAAAATCCCTTCCCTGTAAATCGTCCCGAACCGATAGCAATTTTTGATTGAATTACATTCCAGCCAATGCCTCGTGGGTCAGAATCCGGATCAAGCAACACCATGATCCTTCCACGCTGGTGTTTCTGAAGGACATTGTTCATGAAAAAATCTACGCCAAAGACTACTCCGATCATTACTCCGGCTATC from Dyadobacter sp. NIV53 carries:
- a CDS encoding 1-acyl-sn-glycerol-3-phosphate acyltransferase, which produces MVKNDFNYILIVSASIVFLTLLLVYGRIELTMLSFLPMVISWIWILGIAAILDIKFNFVNVVITTFIFGLGDDFSIFVTDGLLNKYKTGKDTLKSYQSAIILSALTTIVGTGVLIFAKHPAIHSIALISVLGIVCILFISFIFQPVLFGFFVQNRISRKKAPVTLLPFLLSISSFTYFLLGCLFLHSKLVTILLLPVSKKRKKAMINRSLSFYAKTVIYSGPHVKKNISGLENLDMEKPVIFIANHTSFLDILLAIMLNPKIVLMVKGWVYNSPFFGPIIRYAGYIYTDDGTEENLRKMQALVADGYSLLIFPEGTRSEDGKPARFHKGAFHLAEELNLDIQPLLLHGAFDVLPKGDFLIRPGALNVRVLPRIKYAEAKWGTLLRDKTKNISAFYKTEFADYKNEMEDVSYLKHKIFTNYIFKGPVLEWYFRIKWQLESKNYAYYNTLTGDRKRILDIGCGYGFLSFYLHYKNEERIITGIDYDEEKITIAKHSYNKTVNLNFQFEDIMRITITGHEVIFLNDVLHYLSKEKQFNLLEKCTAALDKNGILFIRDGITDLTEKHENTKRTEALSTGLFSFNKKEEEFHFFSSNDIRTFAKSHNLSFEMQQHSNNTSNVLFILRKNI
- a CDS encoding NAD(P)/FAD-dependent oxidoreductase, which codes for MPGLTEKEYDFVIIGSGLGGLACAYILASEGHSVAVLEKNHQIGGHLQVYSRGKTIFDTGVHYVGSLNEGENLYQFFKYFGILDKLKLKRMGDQKFDVVRFDDGKEYDYAQGYESFQKVLLDYFPDEKNAIEAYCEKIKEVCSKFPLYNLKISGENYQLDEDLLKLNAHDYIASLTSNFRLQNVLAGTNLLYAGVKEKTPFFVHALIINSYLSGSYKFIDGGSQIAILMSRAIRSLGGEIYKRKKVVGANYDTEGNIKEVKLESGETVRGKQFISNVHPSMTIDIFGEDRFLNIYKNRIHGLENSISTFLVHLSFYENTFEYLNYNIYQHHNEDVWAGIDYDEATWPQTYFICTPFISKHKKYADSMSIMTYMNTSETDQWAHTTKTVSEPGKRDAAYDEFKKEKEARVLKRIEEVFPGITTKIKAVHSASPLTFRDYIGNKDGSLYGVLKNSNSPARTQINTKTRIPNLHLTGQNISMHGILGVTVSAFVTCFAFVDKEKLIKKVINA
- a CDS encoding NAD(P)/FAD-dependent oxidoreductase; translation: MQTVDVLVIGAGPAGTVAASYLKKQGYSVTILEKEKFPRFQIGESLLPCCMEHLEESGLLEAVKVKNFQKKTGAAFMRGDKRCEFLFSEQFTKGWTWTWQVKRADFDSTLAKAVVENGVQVQFECEVLNVVCSTGKQVTDYKDIDGNMHTIESKFIIDSSGYGRVLPRLFDLSKPSAFSPRGAVFAHLEDVNRTEKTSNNIFVHSFDNNRSWIWAIPFSDGSTSVGIVSDKEKVIELAANDGEKYKDFIRNFEDLNGRFKNSDLKFEPRSILGYSIGVKKMFGEGFVLSGNSTEFLDPIFSSGVTFATASGLLSAKMTHRHLQGEDVNWKTDYEDVIQKGIDVFRSYVTGWYSGDFQTIVFTEHINTEIKNQICSVLAGYVWDQSNPFVKKHNTILPTLARVIKMKEKFNSKPGIKK
- a CDS encoding beta-ketoacyl synthase chain length factor → MFVTDLSCISPQRTFDDAFFENDIKFHAGNRYAALEPVYGSLIPAGLLRRMGKAVRMGVGAGLPLIQRRPDLDGIILGTANGGLEDCLKFLNQIVDYEEGTLTPTNFVQSTPNAIAGNLALMSKNTGYNTTHVHKGLAFECALLDCMLLFEERKAESLLLGGVEEISEYNYNIDFLSGSFKRQNTTSENLLSSDSPGTVCGEGAAFFVVEAERSAKTIAQIKDTDQISYPSKEELFSKMNHFLDRNGIAAKEIDVVILGYSGDNRNDGWYDQIHQEFFLHSSVYTYKNLVGDYPSVSAFATWLAVQLLSGKPIPARLLISNLSDIQNPKNILIYNHHKGVQHGFILLTI
- a CDS encoding glycerol-3-phosphate dehydrogenase/oxidase, with amino-acid sequence MNRQASIKKLESEDFDICIIGAGASGAGCALDAALRGYKVALIDKKDFASETSSKSTKLIHGGVRYLEQAFKKLDFAQLKQVRHGLEERHLVLNNAPHLARPLALITPVGSWLEGLYFSIGLKMYDSFATHDSLPKSKWLKKTDVLKRIPTLNETKLHSAVLYYDGQLDDARYCLALVQSASESGAIVANYLKVDGFGKSEANKLKTVQVKDTQSGHQFSIKTKLVLNCTGPFSDKIRLLANPLLQERIRPSKGVHVVLPYETLNSEHAMLIPKTPDGRVVFAIPFEGAMMLGTTDTESDDITEEPKLNEADKQYLVDTLNPYLAKKIDISQLRAGFGGLRPLLSAETGKSTKSLLRDHEVEIDTVSGLVSLLGGKWTTYRLMAKDAIDQIDGIFENKNACLTATHILAGGMNYNFESYRILEKKYSLPADVCQHLVKKYGSRAENVCRLTTSDPELKERLDSGYPYIKAEIIYTVRTEMAVTPRDFLARRIRLEITDWDTTIRTLPIVADLMAVELNWTELQKQQHISDYISEIEKFISEADKILS
- the lysM gene encoding peptidoglycan-binding protein LysM; the protein is MGLVSFFKGVGEKIFKKEEVVAATPEVEPLRASALLAHVKSLGLPYNSLTVKTSGDTVTIAGEVAEQADSEKIALAVGNVEGVEVVDNQLTVATPAPEATYHTVVKGDSLSKIAQTVYGDMMKYPVIFEANKPMLTDPDLIYPGQVLRIPAL